TCGACACGCCCGCGAACACGATGAACGCGAAGCTCGCGACCATCCGCAGGTCGAGCCGGTGCATGTTGCGGCCGATCAGCGGCGACAGCACGAGCGCGAGCAGCCCGACCGGCGCGGTCGCGAGGCCGGCCTTGCCGGCCGTGTAGCCCATCACCGTCTGCAGCCATAGCGGGAAGATCACGACCGAGCCGAAGAACGCCATGAAGCCGAACGAGATGATCATCGCGCCGAGCGCGAAGTTGCGATCCTTGAACAGCGACAGGTCGACCACGGGCTCCTTCTCGGTCGCCTCCCACACGAGCATGAACGCGAGCGAGACGACCGCGATCAGCGCGAGCGCGACGATGAACGACGAGTTGAACCAGTCGCGGTCCTTGCCGAGGTCGAGCATCATCTGCAGGCACGACACGCCGATCACGAGCAGCGCAAGGCCGATCGCGTCGATCCGCTGCTTCGACGTCTTCGTCTCGCGCCCGCGCAGCAGGAAATACGCGCAGGCCGCGGAGAAGATGCCGATCGGCAAATTGATATAGAAGATCCACGGCCACGTGTAGTTGTCGCTGATCCAGCCGCCCAGCAACGGGCCGAAGATCGGCGCGACGATCACCGTCATCGCCCATAGCCCGAGCGCGAGCCCGCGCTTCGCGGGCGGATAGCTGCGCATCAGGATCGTCTGCGACAGCGGCACCATCGGCCCCGACACGAGGCCCTGCAGCAGCCGGAACGCGATCAGCGTCTCGAAATTGGTCGCGAAGCCGCACAGCGCCGACGCGACCGTGAACGCAAGCACCGACAGCGTGAACAACCGCACCTCGCCGACCCGCCGCGCGAGCCAGCCGGTGAGCGGCACCGCGATCGCGGACGCGACCGAATACGACGAGATCACCCACGTGCCTTCGCTGGTCGCGACGCCGAGGCTGCCCGAGATGGTCGGCACCGCGACGTTCGCGATCGACGTGTCGAGCACTTCCATGAAGGTGCCGAGCGCGAGCCCGATGGTGAGCAGCGCGAGCGTCCCGCCGGACAGCGGCGCAGGTGCGGCGGGGGAGGCGGCGGATGCCGTGGTGGCGGACATCGGAATCTCCTAGACGCGGCGCGCACGACGCGCCGGCACGACGGACGGACGTGCGACGCAGCGCAGCCCGGCCGGATGGAACGAAAAAGGGAAAAAACGGAGCGCGTGTCCTGTCATCTTCTGCCCAGACAGATAAATAAGCGAATGCTTAAC
The DNA window shown above is from Burkholderia cepacia and carries:
- a CDS encoding DHA2 family efflux MFS transporter permease subunit, with the protein product MSATTASAASPAAPAPLSGGTLALLTIGLALGTFMEVLDTSIANVAVPTISGSLGVATSEGTWVISSYSVASAIAVPLTGWLARRVGEVRLFTLSVLAFTVASALCGFATNFETLIAFRLLQGLVSGPMVPLSQTILMRSYPPAKRGLALGLWAMTVIVAPIFGPLLGGWISDNYTWPWIFYINLPIGIFSAACAYFLLRGRETKTSKQRIDAIGLALLVIGVSCLQMMLDLGKDRDWFNSSFIVALALIAVVSLAFMLVWEATEKEPVVDLSLFKDRNFALGAMIISFGFMAFFGSVVIFPLWLQTVMGYTAGKAGLATAPVGLLALVLSPLIGRNMHRLDLRMVASFAFIVFAGVSIWNSTFTLDVPFNHVILPRLVQGIGVACFFVPMTTITLSSISDERLASASGLSNFLRTLSGAIGTAASSTFWENDAIYHHARLSESVSVYAQSTTDYQGALSQLGIVGQTANAQLNQLVTQQGFMMATNDFFLLSAFMFGALAVLVWITKPKKGAGPAMGH